A window of Syntrophales bacterium genomic DNA:
GGTCTTCATGTTCTTTTTCCGCATCTGGGCGACGATGGACGACGCCTCGGGATGATATCCTCCGTAAATCACCGCTTCCGCTCCGGACTGGCGGATCTTGTTGACCACGGCCGAGTAATCCACCGCCCCGGGTGTGACTCCCTCGAAGAGAACCACTTTGGCCCTTTTCCCTTCCTGGATGAATTTCCTGGCAAACTCGGCGAAGCCCTTCCCGTAGTCCCCCTTGTCATGGAGAACGGCAATCCTGGTCACCTTCAGTCTGTTCACGGCGAACTCGACACCCAGCTTTGCCTGGGCGTCATCGGAGGCGATGGTGCGGAAAAAATTGGGGTATCTCCCGCTCTGGGTCAGCTCCGGGTTGGTCGCCGAGGGGGAGACGGTGACCAGCCTGGCGTCCTTGTAGATCCCCAGGGCCGTCTTGGTCGCCCCACTGCAGATATGGCCGATGATCACGTCAGCCTTTTTTGAGACCAGTTTCGTGGCCGTGTTGGTCGCTACTTCGGGCTTGCAGACATCGTCCTCGACGAGGAGCTCGATCTTTCGGCCCAGAACGCCGCCCCTGGCGTTGGCGTCCTTGACCACGAGCTCGACGGCCTTCACCGTCGGGAGGCCATAGGAAGCCAGGTCTCCGCTGTGGGCACCGGCCACACCGATTCGGATCGGTTCGGCGGCGGGCGCCGGGCCGGCCAGGGCAAAAACGAGACACAGTACGGATACTCCAAGAAGAAAGCGCTTCATCATGATAACCCTCCTTTTCAGGATTTGAATTCCCGGTCATGATTGCTCCGCAGCCCCGGACAGACCGGCACACGATGGCCGCCGCCCGGGCGGAAGCGGGCCCCGGTCCGGCAGGTGTGTGACGCCGCGGTGGAAGGGGTGAGGAGAGAAGACCGCCTACCACATTTTGCTCCCTCCGTCAAACGGGATGGTGATGAATGTGCCGGTTATGACGATGCAATTTTGCATCATACCCCCGACGGCTTCTCGCAGGCGGGAGAGGCGGTTTTTGTATTGTCACGAAATGAGCGTTCATGTTACAGGGGCCGCCGGGCAGGACGGAAAGAAGAGGAGCAGCCGAATCATGCACATGGCCGATGCGTTGATCACACCCGCCGTCGGCGGGACGATGTGGGCCGTCACGGCCGGCCTGACGGTTTATTCCGCGAAGAAGATCGGGGAGGACCCGGACGGGAAAACCGTTCCGCTCATGGGGGTCCTGGGGGCCTTCATCTTTGCGGCGCAGATGATCAATTTCACGATTCCGGCCACGGGCTCCAGCGGCCACCTGGGGGGCGGAATGATCCTGGCGATGCTCCTCGGACCCCATGCGGCGTTTCTCACCATGGCCTCCGTCCTGGCCGTCCAGGCCCTCTTTTTCGCCGACGGCGGCCTGCTCGCCCTCGGGTGCAACATCTTCAATCTCGGCTTCTTTTCCTGTTTCGTTGCCTATCCCCTGATCTGCCGGCGCATCGTCGGGGGGAGCCCCTCGGCGGGAAGAATCATGACCGGCGCCATGCTGTCCTCCATCGTCGCCCTGCAGCTGGGAGCCTTTGCCGTCGTGCTCGAGACGGTCGCCTCCGGCATCAGCGAGCTTCCCTTAACCACGTTCGCCCTCCTCATGCAGCCGATCCATCTCGCCATCGGCATCGTCGAGGGGCTGGTGACCGCCGCGGTCATCACGTTTGTCTGGAGTGCCCGGCCCGAGATTCTGCAGGCAATTCCGGCAGTGAAGGCCACCGGGGGGGGCATGAGGAGACTCCTGGTTCTGCTGGCCGCGCTGGCCGTGCTAACCGGCGGCGTCCTGTCCTGGTTTGCCTCCACGAACCCCGACGGGCTCGAGTGGTCCATGCTGCGCACAGCGGGGAAGGAGGATCTGTCCGGGCCGGGAAGCGCGGCCCATGCGGTGCTGGCCGGGATCCAGGAAAAAATATCAATCCTGCCGGATTACGGTTTCCGAATGGTCCCGGAAGGAACGGCAGCCAAGACCGGCAGGAGTGAATCGTGGCCCGATATCAATGCCGGCCGCTCTCTTGCCGGCATTGTCGGCGGCGGGCTGACCCTGCTCCTGGCGGGGGCGGCCGGGGTCGTCCTGAGACGGGCGACCCGGTCCGGAAAGAGCCGGCGGCTGCCCGATCGATGACGGATCCCCGGATATCCGCCGGATACGGAAAGGACCGCATCTCCACGGGAGGACCGAACCCATGAGCGGTGCCGGTCAGACCCTCGACGCCATAAACGGTCTCGACGGTTCGGGGAGGGCCGGCTCGCCCGCGCTCGGGGTGGACCCCCGTGCCATGATCGTCACGACGTTTCTCTACATCGCCGTGGTCTCATCCTTTGAAAAATACGACCTCCTCGGCCTTCTCCCGCTCGTTCTCTATCCCGTTTCCCTGTCGGCCCTGGGCCGCCTTTCCGTCCGCCGGATCGTCCGGCGGCTGCTCGTTGCGTCGCCCTTCGCCGTCATGATCGGCATGTTCAATCCCTTCTTCGACGGCCGCATCATCGCCGAACTGGGGCCGCTGGCCTTTTCGGGGGGCTGGGTTTCTTTCCTTTCGATCCTGGTCAAGTTTCTCCTCACGGTGAGCGCGGCCCTCATCCTCGTGGAGATCTGCGGCTTTGACGCCGTGTGCTTCGGCCTCGGGAAGATGGGTGTGCCAAGGATCCTCGTTTCCCAGCTTCTCTTCCTGAAGCGGTACATCCACGTGGTGGCGGACGAGGCGGGCCGGATGGTCCGCGCCCATGCGCTGCGGTCATTCGGCCGGCACATCTCCTTTCGGGTCTTCGGTTCCCTGTGCGGGCAGCTCCTGCTCCGCTCCCTCGACCGGGCGCAGCGCATCTATCAGGCCATGATCTCCCGCGGCTTTTCCGGACGGATTCATCTTCTCAGGGAGCGGTCCGTCGGGGCCGGGGACGTCCTCTTCGCGTCCCTCTGGATCGGTTTCTTCCTGCTTGCGCGCTGTGTCAACATTCCCCTCTGGTTCGGGACGCTTGTCCTCGGGAGGCCCGCTTGAGCCATCACATCGTCGAGCTGAAGAATCTCGAATTCGCTTACCCCGACGGCACGCCGGCGCTCCGGGGCGTCTCCTTCCGGATCGTTCACGGAGAGTCGGTCGGACTGGTCGGCGCCAACGGAGCGGGCAAATCCACGCTGCTGCTTCACCTCAACGGATGCCTCTTCCCGGCCGGCGGAACCGTCCAGGTGGGCGATTTCCCGCTGACCCGGAAAAACGTGGACGACGTGCGCCGCCGGGTGGGCATGGTCTTTCAGGATCCCGACGACCAGTTGTTCATGCCCCGCGTCTTTGACGACGTGGCCTTTGGCCCCCTGAACCTGGGCCTGCCGCCGGGCGAGGTGGAGGCCCGCGTTCACGGGGCGCTCCGGGAGGTCGGCGCCGTTCACCTGGCCGAACGGCCGCCCTACCGGATATCGGGAGGCGAAAAGCGCGCCGCCGCCATTGCCACGGTCCTGTCCATGTCGCCGGACATCCTGGTCATGGACGAGCCGAGCTCCGGCCTCGATCCCCTTTCCCGGAGGCAGCTGATCGGGCTTCTCCGCAACTTCCGGCACACAAAGATCATCGCCACCCACGATCTCGATCTCGTCCTGGACGTCTGCGAGCGGACCATCATTCTCAGCGGCGGCTGTGTCGCCGCCGACGGTCCCACCCTGGAGATCTTCCGGGACGAGGCCCTTCTTACGGCCAACCACTTGGAGAGGCCGCTCAGGATGCAGCCTCTATTGGACGGTTGAAAAACGCCCGCCTGCCGCGTTTCCCTCGTCCCTCGCCGCTCGACGTACGAAAAAGTACGCCTCGCGTCTCGGAACGTCGGGGGCCTTGCATCCGGGCATTTTTGAACCGTCCGGGCGGAGTGATTCATGTTGGACGGTTGAAAAACGCCCGCCTGCTGCGTTTCCCTCGTCCCTCGCCGCTCGACGTACGGGAAAAGACCCCTCCGTCGCGGCACTTGAAGCGGGCCGGGGAGAGAGCCCGTCCATCCGGTTGACATGCGGGGCCTTCCCCCCTTATACTCCCGCCCGCGGGGCGAGGTCGCCGGTGCGGCGCCGTCCGCCCCGTGCAATGTCCGGCGTTGAGCCGGCTTCCCGTTTTCCCTTCGACAGGTGCGGACATCCGCACGGGAGCATCCCATGAAAAAGAGAATCCTGATCGCTGTCGGTGTCCTGGCCGGGGTTGCGATCCTGATCGCCGGCTATGTGCTGGTTCCGTTCCTGATCGAAGTCCGGAAAATGACGCCGGCGGCTACCGGCGAGGTCGTTCCGGGCGTTTTCGCCATCCGGGATGACTACGTGAACCTCTACCTGGTCAAGGGAAAGGACGGCTATGTCATGATCGACGGAGGCAGTGGTGCCGCCGCCGTCGAGGAGGGCCTCCGGACGCTCGGCATCCTGAAGGACAGGATCAGCGCCGTCTTCCTGACCCATTCCGACAGCGACCACACGGCGGCCCTGGCCGTGCTCGGGGATGTCCCGCTCTTTGTCGGGTCCGAGGAAGAGAGAATCATCAAGGGTCCCGAGTACCGGATGTTTTTCACCCGGAATTCGCTGCCGGACCGCCGGAGGCTCCTGGCGGGAGGAGAGACCGTGGACAGCGACGGCGTCATCGTGCAGGCGTTCCGCACCCCTGGACACACGCCGGGTTCGCGCTGCTATCTCGTCAACGGCCGCTGGCTCTTCACGGGCGACACGATCAGCCTGAAGGAGGGCAAGGCCGGTCCCTTCGTGGAGCGGTTCAACATGGATACGCCGACGGAGATCGTCTCCATCGGGAAAATCGCGAAGCTGAATGGCGTGGAGGCGGTCTTCACGGCGCATCACGGCTGGACGAAGGATTTCCAGGGGGCCTTCGCCGCATGGAGGAAATGACGGACCCGGTCCCGTGTTTCGCATGAACATGGGAGGGCGGAGTCCGAAGGAGGAATCATGGACGTAAACAGGCAATTCGGTTGCATGATCCTCGGCCTGTGCCTGCTGGTTCTGGCCGGGTCCGTTTCCCCGGCATGGGGGTACGACAGCGGCGTGACGGTCAGGACGGTCCTGAAATCGACCACCGCCGGCAACGGCCAGCCGTTGGAATACCTGCGGACGGACCGGCCCGAGGTCACGGCGGCCGTCGTCGAGATCGCCCCGGGAGCGCAGACGGGATGGCATCTCCACCGGGTTCCCGTTTATGCCTACGTCATGGAGGGAACTCTGACAGTCCAGCTGGATGAGGGGAAGGAGATCACGTTTAACAAGGGCCAAGCCATCCTGGAAGTTCGCAACACCCCCCACAACGGGATCAACGCCGGGAAGGATACGGTCCGTCTCATCGTCTTCTACACGGGAGCCGTGGGGGAGCCCCTCTCGGAAAAAGTGGAGCGCTGACCCCGGATGGTGCGTCCGGAGGACGTTCCCGGTGATCTGCCTCATCCCGGCCCCGGCGGCGATCTTCGAGCGGGCGTGGCGCCTTGTCGGGGATGCGGATGGCGTCAGGGGACTTCCGCGATCGGGAACAGCGAAGATCGGGGACGGATTTCAAATCTGTCCCTTTCCCATAGGGTAACCAGCTATCCGACGAGCCTTTGAGGCTGTTCAAAAAGGGTCGGATGCAAGGCTCCCGATGTTCTGAGCCACGAGGCGTATTCCAGGAACGTTGAGTGGCGAAGGGCGAGGGAAACGCAGCAGGCGACCTTTTTTCAACAACCTCGGCTAGAACTTGTCGATGTCAATCCCCGCCTCCATGGCAATCCGGTAGGACTTCCCCTTGCAGTAGATGCCGAGACCGAAAATGCCGACCGACGCGACCAGGGCAATGACGAGCCAGGCAATCCAGTCGCCCGCCGATTCGATCTGCATAAAGGCGTAAAACAGCGCCGGGATGCAGATCATCGTCATCAGGAGGCCCAGGTGGTACAGGCGGTCGCCCACGATCCACCAGGCGGCGGCCCGGGGCGCGCGCTTCTTCATTTTCTCGAAGAGCGGGTAATCCCTCGAAGGACTCACGGTACCGGAACGACGGGTCACTTCGCCCTGACTTTATGGGTGTTGATCGTGGAGGCCGTCAGGCGGTCCCCCCAGCCCGCGAGCTTTCCGTCGATGAAAACGACGGGCGTACACTCTTCCTTCACCGACAGGACCGTGACGTTCTTCGTCTCGGTCTGGTAGTAAAGGATACTCACCCTCTCTCCCCCCGCCGCCTCGTAAGACTCGCTCAACGTGGGCGCCCCCATGATTTTCACGGCCTCCGCCTGCGGCATCCCGACCTTGAGCATCATCAGGTTCTCGTTGTTCTTCCGGATGGAGGCCCCGCAGCCCGCCAGGAGGAGCAAAGCAACAAGGATTGCCAGTGCTTTTCTCATCATTCGTTCCTTTCCCTTTTTTTCGTTGCCCACGATACTTAACGAACACGTATGATGAAATCAATAGGAAATGGCGTATGGAGATCCTTATGTCATATATTGCATAATAATATCAATGGCATGTTTCATGCGTATCTGATGCATTTTTTTATGAATATACCTAAAGTTTACTTGACAATTTTTACCCTTGCGGGCAGTATTCATCCACCCGGTAGCCCATTCGAATCTTCGTAGAGGCTGCTTGTTTTGATTCTTGATTTGCTTGCCAACGGGTGCTGTGGAGTCCCTGATTTCCGGTTTCATCCGGACTGCGAAGTGGACTGCCGCCACGGCGCCTTTTTTGTTCATCCAGGTATATCAGGACAGCATGGTTGTCCGCACGCCGGTAGCCGGCATCCGGATGCGGCAGCGGGCCTTTCTGCAATCCAAATTCAGCTTGATCCGGAAACGTGACGGGAAAGGGGACCTTCATGAAACATGGCATTGCACTCCGGTCGGTACGCGGGCAAAGAAACGTCCGGTCCGGTCCGCTGGGAATCGGGACGTTCCTGATCCTGGCGCTGCTCTTTTCTACCCAGCCTTCCTTCGCCGTGGACCTGCTCGGCGCGTATGGGCTGGCCCTCAAGAACGATCCCCGGTTCGTCGGCGCCCGCTACGAGCGCGATGCCTCGGTCGAAAAGTTGAGCCAGGCCAGGGCAGGGCTTCTGCCGAAACTGACGGCCGAGGGGGTGTACACGCAGACGCGGCAGAACATCATCAGCAGTGACAACACCGTCTACGGCCAGGGCTCATCGACCTTTCCCACAACGGAATATTCCATCTCCCTTGTTCAGCCCCTGTTCAACATGGCATCCTGGGCCAGCCTTCAGCGTGCCCGGGCGACGGCCAAGGGGGCGGACCTGAAACTGGAGACGGCGAAGCAGGACATGATGGTCCGGCTGGCCAAAGCCTACCTGGGAGCCCTGGCGACGCGCGACAATCTCGAGTTCATCGGTGTCGAGGAGACGGCGGTGAGCCGGTACCACGAACTCGTCACCGGCAGGTTCAGCTCCGGCCTGACTTCAAGAACGGACTTTCTCGACGCCAAGGCCAGGCTGTCGGATGTCCGGGCGAGAAAGATCGCCGCCCAGAGCAACCATGACGACGCCTTCCAGGCGCTCAGGGAGATCGTCGGGCAGGATATCGAAAAGATTGCCGCCGTCCGTGAAGAGCTGCCCCTGGTCAGCCCGGATCCAAACAACATCGAGACGTGGATCGACGCCACGGTGAAGCAGAGCCCCTCCCTGGAAATGCAGCGGCAGGCTGTGGAGGAGGCCCGACACGAGGTCCGCCGGCAGCAGGCGGGGCATTATCCCTTTATCAACCTGGAAGCGGAATACGACCGGACGAAAACCGAGGGTACCCTTTTCGGGGGCGGCAGCGAAGTCGAAACGGCGTATGTTCTCGCACGGCTGACCATTCCGATCTTCGAGGGCGGTGTCGTGGCTTCCCGCACGCGGGAAGCCAAGAGTCTGCATCAGGCCGCCGCCCAGGAAGAGGAGCGCCAGACGCGGGCAGCCAGAAAGGAAACGCGGGCCGCCTATCTGGGCGTCATCAGCTCCATCGACCGCGTGAAGGCCCTGCGGGAGGCCCTGGAGGCGCAGAAGATGGTCCTGGAGGCCAAGCGGGAAGGGTATCGGTCCGGTCTCTACACGATCCTGGCCGTCATGGATGCCGAGCGGGATCTTTACCGGGCGCGCCGTGATTACGCCGTGGCCCGATACGATTACATCATGAACAGCCTGCGCCTGAAGAAGGCGGTGGGCACCCTGAGCGACGGGGACATCGCCTCCATCAACGACTGGTTTGAAAAGGAGCCGTAAGGCGGTACGGGTTTGCATGAACCCCGGAACGCGCCGTTGCAGCAGGTCATGTGATCATCCCGGACCGGGAGCCGGTCAGGCATTCCGTTCCGGGACCCTGTTTTTTATGGCAGGTTTTTTTCCTTATCTTCCCGGCGGGGGAGCCGAGCCTGGAAGATGGCGGATTTCTTGAGAGGGCACCATGTGGCGACTGAAAGGCAAGAGCAGGGCGGCGGACAAGTCGAATAGGGCGAAGAACGGCCGGGGAAAGAAACCGCGGCCGTACCGGTTCGAGGCCCTGGAGCCGCGCCTCCTTCTCTCTGCGGACGTTGGACTTCCCGTCGATGACCTCCAGGCTGTTCCCGGAATCGCGGCGCCGGTGATCGAAGAGGCCGCCCCTGCGGAAGTCGAAACCGTCCAGGCCGGAGACAATCTGGATCCGGCGGCAGCGGCTGAAACCACCGGCGATGGGACAAGCGGGACCGAGGTCCAGGTCCCGACCGCAACGACGGATGCCTCGGCCACGGACGATGCCTCTGCCACGTCTTCCGGCGCCACGGACGATTCCTCTCAGGCCGCGGTCCCGACCGCCCAGGACAGCCGCTGCGAACTCATCATCGTCGATCCCTCCGTTCCCGATGCCCAGTCCCTCATCGATGCCCTGCTCGAAGACTCCGGGAAAGACTGGTCCGTCGTGACCGTCGTGGACGGTCTCCAGAAAGAGAATGCTGCCACGACGGCCAACGCCGAACAGGGGGACGCAGGTGCTTCCAA
This region includes:
- a CDS encoding branched-chain amino acid ABC transporter substrate-binding protein, whose protein sequence is MMKRFLLGVSVLCLVFALAGPAPAAEPIRIGVAGAHSGDLASYGLPTVKAVELVVKDANARGGVLGRKIELLVEDDVCKPEVATNTATKLVSKKADVIIGHICSGATKTALGIYKDARLVTVSPSATNPELTQSGRYPNFFRTIASDDAQAKLGVEFAVNRLKVTRIAVLHDKGDYGKGFAEFARKFIQEGKRAKVVLFEGVTPGAVDYSAVVNKIRQSGAEAVIYGGYHPEASSIVAQMRKKNMKTLFISDDGVKDDTFIKVAGRYAEGVYASGPKDTKKNPLAIAATAAHKKAYNTDPGAFFLEGYAAALAVVNAIEKAKSTEYNALVKALRTNYVNTPVGKIRFDNRGDAIGVGFAMYEVKNGTYVEVK
- a CDS encoding energy-coupling factor ABC transporter permease — translated: MHMADALITPAVGGTMWAVTAGLTVYSAKKIGEDPDGKTVPLMGVLGAFIFAAQMINFTIPATGSSGHLGGGMILAMLLGPHAAFLTMASVLAVQALFFADGGLLALGCNIFNLGFFSCFVAYPLICRRIVGGSPSAGRIMTGAMLSSIVALQLGAFAVVLETVASGISELPLTTFALLMQPIHLAIGIVEGLVTAAVITFVWSARPEILQAIPAVKATGGGMRRLLVLLAALAVLTGGVLSWFASTNPDGLEWSMLRTAGKEDLSGPGSAAHAVLAGIQEKISILPDYGFRMVPEGTAAKTGRSESWPDINAGRSLAGIVGGGLTLLLAGAAGVVLRRATRSGKSRRLPDR
- a CDS encoding energy-coupling factor transporter transmembrane component T, with the translated sequence MSGAGQTLDAINGLDGSGRAGSPALGVDPRAMIVTTFLYIAVVSSFEKYDLLGLLPLVLYPVSLSALGRLSVRRIVRRLLVASPFAVMIGMFNPFFDGRIIAELGPLAFSGGWVSFLSILVKFLLTVSAALILVEICGFDAVCFGLGKMGVPRILVSQLLFLKRYIHVVADEAGRMVRAHALRSFGRHISFRVFGSLCGQLLLRSLDRAQRIYQAMISRGFSGRIHLLRERSVGAGDVLFASLWIGFFLLARCVNIPLWFGTLVLGRPA
- a CDS encoding ABC transporter ATP-binding protein, translated to MSHHIVELKNLEFAYPDGTPALRGVSFRIVHGESVGLVGANGAGKSTLLLHLNGCLFPAGGTVQVGDFPLTRKNVDDVRRRVGMVFQDPDDQLFMPRVFDDVAFGPLNLGLPPGEVEARVHGALREVGAVHLAERPPYRISGGEKRAAAIATVLSMSPDILVMDEPSSGLDPLSRRQLIGLLRNFRHTKIIATHDLDLVLDVCERTIILSGGCVAADGPTLEIFRDEALLTANHLERPLRMQPLLDG
- a CDS encoding MBL fold metallo-hydrolase, whose protein sequence is MKKRILIAVGVLAGVAILIAGYVLVPFLIEVRKMTPAATGEVVPGVFAIRDDYVNLYLVKGKDGYVMIDGGSGAAAVEEGLRTLGILKDRISAVFLTHSDSDHTAALAVLGDVPLFVGSEEERIIKGPEYRMFFTRNSLPDRRRLLAGGETVDSDGVIVQAFRTPGHTPGSRCYLVNGRWLFTGDTISLKEGKAGPFVERFNMDTPTEIVSIGKIAKLNGVEAVFTAHHGWTKDFQGAFAAWRK
- a CDS encoding cupin domain-containing protein, producing MDVNRQFGCMILGLCLLVLAGSVSPAWGYDSGVTVRTVLKSTTAGNGQPLEYLRTDRPEVTAAVVEIAPGAQTGWHLHRVPVYAYVMEGTLTVQLDEGKEITFNKGQAILEVRNTPHNGINAGKDTVRLIVFYTGAVGEPLSEKVER
- a CDS encoding DUF3192 domain-containing protein — its product is MMRKALAILVALLLLAGCGASIRKNNENLMMLKVGMPQAEAVKIMGAPTLSESYEAAGGERVSILYYQTETKNVTVLSVKEECTPVVFIDGKLAGWGDRLTASTINTHKVRAK
- a CDS encoding TolC family outer membrane protein → MKHGIALRSVRGQRNVRSGPLGIGTFLILALLFSTQPSFAVDLLGAYGLALKNDPRFVGARYERDASVEKLSQARAGLLPKLTAEGVYTQTRQNIISSDNTVYGQGSSTFPTTEYSISLVQPLFNMASWASLQRARATAKGADLKLETAKQDMMVRLAKAYLGALATRDNLEFIGVEETAVSRYHELVTGRFSSGLTSRTDFLDAKARLSDVRARKIAAQSNHDDAFQALREIVGQDIEKIAAVREELPLVSPDPNNIETWIDATVKQSPSLEMQRQAVEEARHEVRRQQAGHYPFINLEAEYDRTKTEGTLFGGGSEVETAYVLARLTIPIFEGGVVASRTREAKSLHQAAAQEEERQTRAARKETRAAYLGVISSIDRVKALREALEAQKMVLEAKREGYRSGLYTILAVMDAERDLYRARRDYAVARYDYIMNSLRLKKAVGTLSDGDIASINDWFEKEP